A section of the Drosophila subobscura isolate 14011-0131.10 chromosome A, UCBerk_Dsub_1.0, whole genome shotgun sequence genome encodes:
- the LOC117903182 gene encoding nudC domain-containing protein 1 → MPVVDLKVDRSLICRNFDGYKLSFDPVPVIQQELVSTPPLKMVPNADQYSLLHAEAFGRHNILCPDPWLRENCYYINKSRQVVLCSYDAQEGRPRQQRVVHTVEEQDRGDGYRQSVGAYNYTLRFVSEKYCVLCDGISTYYLLDTGDRSRASSTAAWQLLTSTQINPESCNRGFVLYDARLDVVQERKQISLMAGHVGRRVSTRSDRADTFYMDLTWGCWTQTLTPSDAWSYSVREELDTTGSIYYCAFEPRAESVVFSIIRELLTKTQRAAALSAAEQPQNGVDVAVAAGPPYTWTQTFEDVLIRFRLPSGLTRNDFDIRSTNSQLEVECLGEILLTGALYASVDSDLTTWTVTAECLQLTLVKEQQQSWPHLLSDVQAAPPEGDADACPLPERALPILNLEDPIEECDLGLPDEDVKMVRFNLEAKDITHTVFLGPTPPLFTTSLRAGFPAAFATRHGVDASLWLPVFQPAKPGEWTVRHEGNLHAFGYVQASKEMRKFTDCCPDLDYAVICEGVRYVLIYKSRYDSAGGLRNRNGPQVVIGKHHMVSISDEMGEILGLSTARNVITILTAKAVLYLQV, encoded by the exons ATGCCGGTGGTGGATCTAAAAGTGGATCGGAGCCTGATCTGCCGCAACTTCGATGGCTACAAGCTCTCGTTCGACCCGGTGCCGGTTATCCAGCAGGAGCTGGTCTCAACGCCACCGCTCAAGATGGTGCCGAACGCCGATCAGTACTCGCTGCTGCACGCAGAGGCCTTCGGCAGGCACAACATTCTCTGTCCCGATCCCTGGCTGCGCGAGAACTGCTACTACATAAACAAGAGCCGGCAGGTTGTCCTGTGCTCCTACGATGCCCAGGAAGGGCGTCCGCGCCAGCAGCGCGTGGTCCACACCGTAGAGGAGCAGGACCGTGGCGATGGCTACCGGCAGTCGGTCGGCGCCTACAATTACACGCTGCGCTTCGTCTCTGAAAAGTACTGCGTGCTCTGCGATGGCATTTCCACGTACTATCTCCTCGACACCGGCGATCGTTCGCGTGCCAGCTCCACCGCCGCCTGGCAGCTGCTTACCAGTACGCAGATTAATCCGGAGAGCTGCAATCGCGGCTTTGTGCTGTACGATGCTCGCCTGGACGTTGTCCAGGAGCGCAAACAAATTTCACTGATGGCCGGCCACGTGGGACGTCGGGTGTCGACACGTTCCGATCGTGCGGACACCTTCTACATGGACCTGACTTGGGGCTGCTGGACACAGACGCTCACACCGAGCGACGCGTGGTCATACAGTGTGCGCGAGGAGCTGGATACGACTGGATCCATCTACTATTGTGCCTTTGAGCCGCGTGCCGAGTCCGTGGTCTTCTCCATAATTCGCGAGCTGCTGACAAAAACTCAACGTGCAGCCGCACTTTCCGCTGCAGAGCAGCCCCAAAATGGCGTagatgtggcagtggcggctgGCCCACCATACACCTGGACGCAGACATTCGAGGATGTGCTGATCCGCTTTCGTCTGCCTTCGGGGCTGACGCGCAACGACTTCGACATTCGCAGCACCAACAGCCAACTGGAGGTCGAGTGCCTGGGGGAGATTCTCTTGACTGGAGCACTCTATGCCAGCGTGGACAGTGACTTGACCACCTGGACGGTTACGGCTGAATGCCTGCAGCTGACGCTGgtcaaggagcagcagcagagctggCCACATCTGCTCTCGGACGTGCAGGCGGCGCCACCAGAGGGCGATGCGGATGCGTGCCCATTGCCGGAGCGCGCGCTGCCGATACTAAATCTAGAGGATCCCATCGAGGAGTGTGACTTGGGACTTCCCGATGAAGACGTTAAGATGG TGCGCTTCAATTTGGAAGCCAAAGACATAACCCACACAGTTTTCTTGGGACCGACGCCGCCACTCTTTACAACGTCACTGCGTGCCGGTTTTCCGGCCGCCTTTGCCACAAGGCACGGCGTAGATGCCTCGTTGTGGCTGCCGGTGTTCCAGCCGGCCAAGCCGGGCGAGTGGACGGTGCGCCATGAGGGAAATCTGCACGCCTTCGGGTATGTGCAGGCTTCCAAGGAGATGCGAAAGTTTACGGACTGTTGCCCCGACCTGGACTATGCTGTGATCTGCGAGGGCGTACGCTACGTGCTTATCTACAAATCGCGCTACGACTCCGCAGGAGGGCTGCGCAACCGCAACGGGCCACAGGTGGTTATTGGGAAACATCATATGGTCTCCATCAGCGACGAGATGGGGGAGATACTGGGCCTCTCCACAGCCAGAAATGTGATTACCATTCTCACCGCGAAGGCAGTCCTGTACTTGCAGGTTTAG
- the LOC117903180 gene encoding glutamate--cysteine ligase — protein MGLLSEGSPLSWEETKALADHVREHGVNQFINLYHRLKDRQGDILKWGDEVEYIIVKFDEEQKVARVALIAQDLLAQLNEKEIADPKGVKSLWRPEYGAYMIEGTPGKPFGGLMAHFNLVEANMRYRREEVTELLAKDECVMSITNFPRLGSPNFTYPLAQPRPEDPLSSARSLYFPDEAIFPGHPRFKTLTRNIRMRRGEKVSIKLKVFKDAKTKLPVEGAPPGEPDVVLLDAMGFGMGCCCLQLTFQACNITEARRLYDQLAPLCPIMLALTAASPIYRGYLTESDCRWNVISSSVDCRTEEERGLVPLEHQKFRIAKSRYDSIDSYLSPEGAKYNDVPITYDKQVYNRLVEGGIDHLLAQHVAHLFIRDTVSLFSEKVHQNDNEDTDHFENIQSTNWQTMRFKPPPPNSSIGWRVEFRPCEAQISDFENAAIVCFVVLLTRVILSYQLNFLTPISKVDENMQTAQKRDACRAEKFWFRKSSKTTEQRAAQAQAKGRAGHLNGWQSDEASENGNGTSTNGNGNGNEDDREEEHLNNGSSASLNGHGNGHGHGSKATTNGTTNGTTNGSSTTATNGVDSDHTDTDDEENELFQLLTINEIFNGKSDVFPGLVPLIRSYLQSMEVDTDTHCTIEQYLRFIEKRAAGELITTATWMRQQVLNHPDYKQDSVVTEGINYDMLKLIQGIQEGKHVEPALLGQGYHSKTKTKDFIPPALQKQLAKNGCCEDNDK, from the exons ATGGGTCTACTAAGCGAGGGCAGTCCACTCTCCTGGGAGGAGACCAAAGCGCTGGCCGATCATGTGCGCGAGCATGGCGTGAATCAGTTCATAAATCTCTACCATAGACTAAAGGATCGCCAGGGCGACATCCTGAAGTGGGGCGACGAGGTGGAGTACATTATTGTGAAGTTCGACGAGGAGCAGAAGGTGGCCCGCGTGGCGTTGATCGCCCAGGATCTGCTGGCGCAGCTGAACGAAAAGGAGATCGCCGATCCCAAGGGCGTGAAGTCGCTGTGGCGCCCCGAGTACGGTGCCTACATGATCGAGGGTACACCCGGCAAGCCCTTTGGCGGCCTGATGGCCCACTTCAATCTGGTGGAGGCGAACATGCGCTACCGTCGCGAGGAGGTCaccgagctgctggccaaggacGAGTGCGTCATGTCGATCACAAACTTTCCGCGCCTCGGATCCCCCAACTTTACATACCCCTTGGCCCAGCCCCGGCCAGAGGATCCCCTCAGTTCGGCGCGGTCCCTCTACTTTCCGGACGAGGCCATATTCCCGGGACATCCGCGCTTCAAGACGCTCACCCGCAACATTCGCATGCGGCGCGGCGAGAAGGTCTCCATCAAGCTGAAGG TGTTCAAGGACGCCAAGACAAAGCTGCCCGTGGAGGGGGCACCGCCGGGCGAGCCGgatgtggtgctgctggacgCCATGGGCTTCGgcatgggctgctgctgtctgcagCTCACCTTTCAGGCCTGCAACATAACAGAGGCGCGTCGCCTGTACGATCAGCTGGCGCCCCTGTGCCCCATCATGCTGGCCCTGACAGCGGCCAGTCCGATCTATCGGGGCTACCTCACAGAGTCGGACTGCCGCTGGAACGTGATCAGCTCGTCGGTGGACTGCCGCACCGAGGAGGAGCGCGGCCTGGTGCCGCTCGAGCATCAGAAGTTCCGCATTGCCAAGTCGCGCTACGACTCCATCGACTCCTACCTCTCCCCGGAGGGTGCCAAGTACAACGATGTGCCCATCACCTACGACAAGCAGGTCTACAATCGCCTGGTCGAGGGCGGCATCGACCATCTGCTGGCCCAGCATGTGGCCCATCTCTTCATACGCGACACGGTGTCGCTGTTCAGCGAGAAGGTCCACCAGAACGACAACGAGGACACCGATCACTTTGAGAACATTCAGTCGACCAACTGGCAGACGATGCGCTtcaagccgccgccgcccaacAGCTCGATTGGCTGGCGCGTGGAGTTCCGGCCGTGCGAGGCGCAGATCAGTGACTTCGAGAACGCCGCCATCGTGTGCTTCGTGGTGCTGCTCACCCGTGTCATTCTCTCGTATCAGCTGAACTTCTTGACGCCCATCAGCAAGGTGGACGAGAACATGCAGACGGCACAGAAGCGCGACGCCTGCCGTGCGGAGAAGTTCTGGTTCCGCAAATCATCAAAGACCACCGAACAGAGGgcggcccaggcccaggccaaggGCAGGGCTGGCCACCTCAATGGCTGGCAGTCGGACGAAGCGTCGGAGAACGGCAACGGCACGTCcaccaatggcaatggcaacggcaacgaagATGACAGAGAGGAGGAGCATTTGAACAATGGAAGTTCTGCGTCACTCAATGGACATGgaaatggacatggacatggctcCAAGGCCACAACCAATGGCACCACAAATGGCACAACAAACGGCagctccaccaccgccacaaATGGCGTGGACAGCGATCACACCGACACGGACGATGAGGAGAACGAGCTGTTCCAGCTGCTGACAATCAACGAGATATTCAACGGAAAG TCGGATGTGTTTCCTGGTTTGGTTCCGCTGATCCGCAGCTACTTGCAGTCCATGGAGgtggacacagacacacattgcACCATCGAACAGTATCTGCGCTTCATTGAGAAGCGTGCCGCAGGCGAGCTGATCACAACGGCCACATGGATGCGCCAGCAGGTGCTCAATCATCCGGACTACAA GCAAGATTCGGTGGTGACTGAGGGCATCAACTATGACATGCTGAAGCTCATCCAGGGCATACAGGAGGGCAAGCATGTGGAGCCGGCATTGCTCGGCCAGGGCTATCATTCCAAGACCAAGACGAAAGATTTCATTCCGCCTGcgctgcagaagcagctggccaagaacGGCTGCTGCGAGGACAATGACAAATGA
- the LOC117903179 gene encoding NCK-interacting protein with SH3 domain, whose protein sequence is MQTSLGRRRQQSRNSSRSRSRTRDNRRRANNEPTVSFSKRCAQNMAAAAPTSPAAGAPSGAGAAAAAAGTSEGLSLGVGNGIEMLKALYDFQAVYPKTISFDEGEYFILYQTSARQRNWWQVVSMKGNIGFVPSNYVMKIKVEHDFLISFLNSSIESLEKCTDQEINGIMSKDELLDRLREKKNTMERLYAESSERDGDSSLSYSQSYSDKASSHRHSHPHQQPQTQTQSQSQTHSHSHSHSQHRHHSPPPAAQRLDMSRKSMSSPAVGCSQPQGQPMAESPSMGSMQMPSSSCTIQTPQQQQPLPAPPLVASTAATTAAATATATSTKATTVAAAVAAVAAVAAVADVAQDNSITSEPSETTTTTTTTSEDVVTTYKETSQLSTSQHHKPPNGSGSTASASASASASTSASGMKRSSSAGNGSMGSARNHHADADGDGDADADAFAAGDEPDSTQDKSDDASAVPSDDVGHAIADSADNSQALDSIDSPSASPSRHRHTNIDGGAEAAAVRVGDRASYIRGQLKVESSDVYQIVDALRRNTNLSFDLSCEALRVVLTSLEQLYNGSINPYLEAVAVHVTGKVATPKGLLGITHDSKRLQYLFGQLADCKNDTEQRTWMLYEDEEDIIQFLEELVEILNNADENISCYEMSCDQYQMFINLVQYYQMETRWSIKRLLLRTFTAACHLDHIIVDILLTSVLPLEIVEDMKTHFSNLERFKQLVKMLTVVFSLGQPMPVNHQDYLGVHFASFLLEIVEGNNPELLVDMVIALILSFNQQFSENTYNVIIEAMQSLPTAKVFTEKLLLLLNREDDPTRLLKHPNEHMNTVLRMFIDIFSHPDTAGMFYSNDIKVLIDIVVRQLSDLDAGSATRPCYLELCRRILRNTNYQEHEHRKHDLMKIFTRIFCEETECSASDQQLVREIANEFPQLFKA, encoded by the exons atgcaaaCGTCCTTGGGTCGACGACGTCAGCagagcaggaacagcagcaggagccgcagcagGACCAGGGACAACAGGCGGAGGGCCAATAACGAGCCAACAGTAAGTTTCAGCAAACGTTGCGCTCAAAATATGG ctgccgcagctccCACATCTCCCGCCGCAGGAGCACcatcaggagcaggagcagcagcagcagcagcaggaacctCGGAAGGTCTCTCGCTGGGTGTAGGCAACGGCATCGAGATGCTCAAGGCCCTGTATGACTTTCAGGCGGTCTATCCCAAGACCATTAGCTTCGATGAGGGCGAGTACTTCATTCTATACCAGACCTCGGCCCGCCAGCGCAATTGGTGGCAGGTGGTCAGCATGAAGGGCAACATTGGCTTTGTCCCATCAAATTACGTAATGAAGATTAAG GTGGAGCATGACTTCCTCATCAGCTTTCTGAACTCGTCGATTGAGTCGCTGGAGAAGTGCACAGACCAGGAGATCAATGGCATCATGTCCAAGGACGAGCTGCTGGACCGGCTGCGCGAGAAGAAGAACACGATGGAGCGTCTCTATGCG GAGAGCTCAGAGCGGGACGGCGACTCCTCGCTTTCGTACTCCCAGAGCTACAGCGACAAGGCCAGCAGCCATCGACATTCGCATccccaccagcagccgcagacacagacacagtcccagtcgcagacacactcgcactcgcactcccactcccagcaCAGGCATCACAGTCCGCCGCCCGCAGCACAGCGGCTGGACATGAGCCGGAAGAGCATGTCGAGTCCGGCGGTCGGCTGCAGCCAGCCCCAGGGCCAGCCAATGGCCGAGTCGCCCAGCATGGGCAGCATGCAGatgccgagcagcagctgcaccattCAGAcaccgcaacagcaacaaccgcTGCCAGCACCGCCGCTGGTAGCCAGCACAGCCGCAaccacagctgcagccacagccacagccacatcgaCAAAGGCAAcgactgtggcagcagccgtggcagctgtggcagctgtggccgCCGTGGCGGATGTGGCACAGGACAATAGCATCACCTCAGAGCCCTCagagacgacaacgacgacgaccacCACCAGCGAGGACGTGGTGACCACGTACAAGGAGACAAGTCAACTGAGCACCAGCCAGCATCACAAGCCACccaacggcagtggcagcacggcctccgcctccgcctccgcatCCGCCTCCACCTCTGCTTCTGGCATgaagcggagcagcagcgccggCAACGGCAGCATGGGCAGTGCGAGAAACCAccatgcggatgcggatggggATGGAGATGCGGATGCGGACGCGTTTGCGGCCGGTGACGAGCCGGATAGTACGCAGGACAAGTCGGACGATGCCAGTGCCGTGCCCAGCGATGATGTGGGCCATGCGATCGCCGATAGTGCTGACAATAGCCAGGCGCTGGACAGCATCGACAGTCCCTCGGCCTCGCCCTCGCGCCATCGGCACACCAACATTGATGGTGGTGCGGAGGCGGCTGCTGTGCGTGTCGGCGACAGAGCGAGCTACATTCGTGGCCAGCTGAAGGTGGAGTCATCGGACGTGTATCAGATTGTGGATGCACTGCGTCGGAATACGAACCTCAGCTTTGACCTGTCGTGCGAGGCGCTGCGCGTGGTGTTGACCAGCCTGGAGCAGCTGTACAACGGTTCCATCAATCCGTACCTGGAGGCCGTCGCCGTCCATGTCACCGGCAAGGTGGCCACGCCCAAAGGGCTGCTGGGCATCACGCACGACTCGAAGCGACTGCAGTATCTGTTCGGCCAGCTGGCGGACTGCAAGAACGACACGGAACAGCGCACCTGGATGCtgtacgaggacgaggaggataTCATTCAGTTCCTCGAGGAACTGGTCGAGATACTG AACAACGCGGACGAGAACATTAGCTGCTACGAAATGTCCTGCGATCAGTACCAGATGTTCATCAATCTGGTGCAGTACTATCAAATGGAGACCCGCTGGTCCATCAAGCGCCTCCTGCTACGGACATTCACCGCTGCCTGTCACCTGGATCACATTATTGTCGACATCTTGCTGACATCGGTGCTGCCGCTCGAGATT GTGGAAGACATGAAGACTCACTTTTCCAACCTGGAGCGCTTTAAGCAGCTGGTCAAGATGCTCACAGTTGTCTTCTCGCTGGGACAACCAATGCCCGTGAATCATCAGG ACTATTTGGGCGTGCATTTTGCCAGCTTTCTGCTGGAGATCGTCGAGGGCAATAACCCAGAGCTGCTGGTGGACATGGTCATTGCCCTGATACTGTCCTTCAATCAGCAATTCAGCGAGAACACCTACAACGTGATCATCGAGGCGATGCAGAGTCTGCCCACGGCCAAAGTCTTTaccgagaagctgctgctgttgctcaaTCGGGAGG ATGATCCCACTCGTCTGCTCAAGCATCCCAATGAGCATATGAACACGGTGCTGCGCATGTTCATTGACATCTTCAGCCACCCGGATACGGCTGGCATGTTCTACTCGAACGATATTAAGGTGCTCATCGATATTGTGGTGCGGCAGCTGTCCGATCTGGATGCGGGCAGTGCG ACTCGTCCGTGCTACTTGGAGCTGTGCCGACGCATTCTGCGCAACACAAACTACCAGGAGCACGAGCATCGCAAGCACGACCTTATGAAGATCTTCACACGCATCTTTTGCGAGGAGACCGAGTGCAGTGCCTCCGATCAGCAGCTGGTGCGGGAGATAGCCAACGAATTTCCACAGCTGTTCAAGGCCTAA